The Cicer arietinum cultivar CDC Frontier isolate Library 1 chromosome 1, Cicar.CDCFrontier_v2.0, whole genome shotgun sequence genome contains the following window.
ACATTTGCATGAGCAAGTCAACACAAATCCCAAATATTGGGACCATGATTCTCGACTTTCCCCGCCAAATTAGTTCATTTATGCCccgataaaacaaaacaaaacctttttacaaaaaaaaaaaaaatttaaaaagaaaaaataatcatCAGTTGTTAAACATTTGCTAAGCTTACATTCACATGGAGCAACCACCTAACCAGCCCATATTATATACTACTTGTAGCTAGCATTCGTTTTATATTACGTTAACCCACGTTACCAAACACCAAATCCTTtctcaaaactaaaatattaatataagatTGCTCAAATTCAACACCAAAACCAAAACCGCTCATATTTTGACTAACTTGTacagaaaatttcaaaattacatCATCAATTTTTCGACCCCTTTCTCCTAGCATTATCTACTACCAATTATGGCAAAACAATATACGATGTCTCATTAATAacaaatcaataataataattaataaccaCTACCATCATTTTAAATTGCAATATCTATAATTGGGATCATAATATTACGAACATTTTcgcaatatatataaaaatttgcaGTTAAATTCTAATGACAATTGTAAgtacaatttaaatatataattattgtcTCTCTAAATCATGAGGAAGAACAATATCATCACAAGCACTAGAAGGTTGGATTCTCCTAGAAGATCTTTCTCTAGTAAGAATTCTCCGAAAAGAACTCAACCGTGAAATATTTTTGGGAGACCCACTAACACCACCATCCGACGTACCTTCCGAAAGTGGTTCAAATTCAAACAAAGTGGGACCCTCACGTGGATGCGGTTCAAGCCGCGGTTCAACCTTGGTTCGACAAACCGGACACGTGGACTTGGAAGCTAACCACGTATCAATACAACCGACGTGGAAACTATGCTTACATTTCGGAAGCAACCTCAAAATTTCATCATCCTCAAACACACTCAAACAAACAGAACATTCAACAACATTGGAATTTGAAACATGGTTGTGTTGTTTTCTTTTGAAGATGAAAGTGGGAAGAGAGTTGATGAGTGAAGGGTCGAGTCCGGTGTTTTGCTGTTCGGCGAGTTGAGCGTGAGCTTGAGCTACGGTGACGCTGAGGTGGTGAATGGCGGCTCTCCGGCGAGCTTGACGGCGGAAAATGAACTTGGCGTAGAGATGAAGAGCGAACACTAAAATTAATACTAGTGATAAAGAAACTATGGCggttaacaatatttttttgttgaaatcgTTGTTATGATCACCATGGGAATTCCCGAATGGATAAAAGTTATTATATCCATCATGGTTTCGATCGTCATCGaagttattcatatttttgtgTGTGAGATAGGAAATGAAGAAATATTTAAGGTTTGGTTTTTCTTTGGTAAATGAGTATTTGACTTGGGTTGGTGTTGTGTGAAATGCGTGTTGTGAAGTCAAGAATAATGTGGCAAAGTCTCTATAATGTCTTTTCTCGTTGTGACTATAAAAGTATGTgacgattttttatttattttaaaagtatgtGACCTTAAATAACAAGAAACTCCCAATTTTTCAAGTGTTTTGACCGTTGAATGTTGACGTTTAAGTGGTATTATGGTAAAATTAATGGGAACGAGGAAGTTGTAGGCGACTGTTACTTGTTTGATAGTTAGACTTGAGATCACTACAACTATATGAAAGGAAAAAATGTACTAGTTAATTGCCATGAATATTGTAGTTATTTACTAGCTAAGCATAATTTGTTAGGATAAATTGATAATGGAAATTTGGGTTTGAATTCTATCTAAAACAATTTCTATTTCTCgatctaattttaaattattagagaTCAATTGTTTCAAATATTGAGGGTTAAATCAAAAGtgtatcttttataaaaatgatgaaagttataaaattttatatgttatttaaaattgtttagTTATTTGCTTGAGTaagaaatgataaaaatattgtaaaatgaataatttaatgaaaggaaacattataagaaaataaatatttaaaaacttctcattttcattatatataaaaatgttaaGATCAAATGACATTGTGGTGTCAAACATCAATGGTGGATTTATAACTTtcaatattcaattatttatattatcaatataaaatattttatattatcaagatataataatcattcaaatgtatgattttaaaaataaacattaaataatttaaataatttgacagTTATGATTTACtcgtaatataaataatatctttatGATGTTAgtatatatcaattaaattcattatttaatgtcatgttatttttatatttaattattttaaataaatttaaattttgaattaatttttccAGGACACCAAATAATTTACCTTCCAtaggcgtaaatcataaatcaaTGTTTTCTTCttaatagttttttaattttgttctttcacgtgttaattttgtatttttgaaatctTGGAGCTAATGTGAACAAAATcgtttaattatataaatgcaAACGCAATTAATCTATGCatctaaaaaagaaaaggaaagtaGGGACTCGTTGTGAGTTGACTTTGAATCCTTAAGTTCATAAAGTATCGCCCTCCACGTTACTATTactaaaataagaaaattatgaaattgataaattataataGAGATTATGTCTATCGTGATCatacttaaataatatttaaaattctaggatattaattgttattttctttataaggtgtaaaatagtaatttaaataacaccgacttaatcaaaataaaagaaaataaatataatagatataaatataattaatttaaaatctttagtttcaacttcaaaaattatttattttttaatttaatcaaagacgtgtaataattaattatctagATGATTCTTAATTATGAGATTGTATGACATGTTATTTATAATATGTTGCATCATCATTTGTTtaagttcaaaaatatgaataactGATCAAAATTATCGAATTTTAAAATACGAAAATCAATTccataaattgataaaaatagagaaacaaaaactacaatttaatttattaacttttgtGAATACaatagatatattaaaaatgctATGAATGTACGTAGAGTATATTACTAACATTATTATCctaatcataataatatttacattttagATTAAATAACATTAACGTATGACTTGTAACAAAAAGTAAGATatgaaaaatttatgttaataaaaaaggTTTTAGTCTTAATTAGATAATGGGTCAGACCCAATTACAACAAGCAGAATAAAGGCCAGAGCCCAAAAACAGCAAACAAACAAGGAAATTGAATTAAGCCCAAAGGGAAATTGAGAAAATCCTATAAATATTA
Protein-coding sequences here:
- the LOC101507221 gene encoding RING-H2 finger protein ATL40-like, which produces MNNFDDDRNHDGYNNFYPFGNSHGDHNNDFNKKILLTAIVSLSLVLILVFALHLYAKFIFRRQARRRAAIHHLSVTVAQAHAQLAEQQNTGLDPSLINSLPTFIFKRKQHNHVSNSNVVECSVCLSVFEDDEILRLLPKCKHSFHVGCIDTWLASKSTCPVCRTKVEPRLEPHPREGPTLFEFEPLSEGTSDGGVSGSPKNISRLSSFRRILTRERSSRRIQPSSACDDIVLPHDLERQ